A genomic window from Algoriphagus sp. Y33 includes:
- a CDS encoding sulfite exporter TauE/SafE family protein: MQRILIRLKTEPFWAMFFGFALMMFGLIVTQTFSQAIDNWELDIESFLWFLLVGFVAQSIDGALGMAYGVSCNSILLGIGVPPAAASAWVHFAQVFTSLASGISHWKMGNVDWKLAKKLLIPGVLGSIIGAFLLSNIDGDLVKPVIAVYLFVMGIVILGKVFKKKKPKFNPNSRSLPILATTGGFADAVGGGGWGPIVNSTLLSKGKIPRYAIGTGNFVEFFVSLASASTFLYFVKELSLAPVLGLIVGGVVAAPFAAYICKLVKPKYLMIMVGLLIIFLSIRTMYLTLA; the protein is encoded by the coding sequence ATGCAGCGAATCCTTATCAGACTAAAGACAGAGCCATTTTGGGCAATGTTTTTTGGTTTTGCCTTAATGATGTTTGGGCTCATTGTCACTCAGACATTCTCTCAAGCCATTGACAACTGGGAACTTGATATAGAATCTTTTTTATGGTTCTTGTTGGTAGGGTTTGTGGCACAAAGTATCGATGGAGCCTTGGGAATGGCTTACGGAGTCAGTTGTAATTCAATTTTGCTGGGGATCGGTGTACCTCCGGCTGCTGCATCTGCATGGGTACACTTTGCTCAGGTTTTTACGAGTTTGGCTTCAGGCATTTCTCATTGGAAAATGGGAAATGTAGATTGGAAACTGGCGAAGAAACTCCTGATTCCGGGTGTGTTAGGATCCATAATAGGGGCATTTTTACTTTCTAATATTGATGGAGATCTGGTAAAGCCGGTGATCGCGGTTTATTTATTCGTAATGGGTATTGTGATTTTGGGCAAAGTATTCAAAAAGAAAAAGCCAAAATTTAATCCCAACAGCAGAAGCTTACCCATCCTTGCAACGACGGGTGGTTTTGCCGATGCTGTTGGTGGTGGGGGATGGGGGCCGATTGTCAACAGTACCCTTCTTAGCAAAGGCAAAATCCCACGGTATGCCATTGGTACGGGTAACTTTGTCGAGTTTTTTGTTTCGTTGGCAAGTGCAAGCACCTTTCTTTACTTTGTAAAAGAACTGAGTTTGGCTCCAGTGCTCGGGCTGATTGTGGGTGGAGTTGTAGCAGCTCCTTTTGCAGCTTACATCTGCAAATTGGTCAAGCCAAAGTACCTTATGATTATGGTCGGACTACTGATTATTTTTCTGAGTATTCGAACGATGTACCTCACACTTGCCTAA
- a CDS encoding argininosuccinate synthase, producing the protein MKKIVLAYSGGLDTTFCALHLSKELGYEVHAVLVNTGGFSEEELKDIEERANGLGVASFKTLHVMDTYYNEVIKYLVFGNVLKNQTYPLSVSAERILQAKSLAEYAKSIGAKAVAHGSTGAGNDQVRFDMIFQTIVPDIEIITPIRDLKLSRAEEIEYLKKHGVSMNFEKAAYSINKGIWGTSVGGKETLTSSDYLPDEAWPTQATAIEPYELILSFEKGELKGVDGKKYEDSVEAIQALQALAAPYGIGRDVHVGDTIIGIKGRVGFEAAAPLIIIKGHQLLEKHTLTKWQLFWKNQLAEFYGNHLHEGHYLDPVMRNLEEFMASTQTYVSGEVRVLLQPYRFTLLGINSEHDLMSNKFGSYGEMNKGYTAEDVKGFTRILGNQTSIFHKVNSGND; encoded by the coding sequence ATGAAAAAAATAGTTTTAGCATACAGTGGAGGCTTGGATACCACATTTTGCGCACTGCATCTTTCCAAAGAACTAGGCTATGAAGTGCACGCAGTTTTGGTAAATACAGGGGGATTTTCAGAGGAAGAATTGAAAGATATTGAAGAAAGGGCTAATGGCCTAGGTGTGGCATCTTTCAAAACGCTCCATGTGATGGATACCTATTACAATGAAGTGATCAAGTACCTCGTGTTTGGAAATGTATTGAAAAATCAGACCTATCCACTTTCTGTATCCGCTGAGCGGATTCTTCAGGCCAAATCACTTGCTGAGTACGCCAAGTCAATCGGGGCAAAAGCTGTGGCGCATGGTTCTACAGGAGCGGGAAATGACCAAGTCCGCTTTGATATGATTTTCCAGACTATCGTTCCTGATATCGAGATCATCACTCCTATCCGTGATTTGAAATTGAGTCGTGCCGAAGAGATCGAGTACCTGAAGAAGCACGGTGTATCGATGAACTTCGAAAAAGCTGCATATTCTATCAATAAAGGCATTTGGGGAACTTCCGTGGGAGGAAAAGAGACCTTAACTTCTTCTGATTACCTTCCTGATGAAGCTTGGCCTACCCAAGCTACTGCTATTGAACCCTATGAATTGATCCTTTCATTTGAGAAAGGGGAATTAAAGGGAGTTGATGGTAAGAAATATGAGGATTCAGTTGAGGCTATTCAGGCTCTTCAGGCATTAGCAGCGCCATATGGCATCGGCCGTGATGTCCACGTGGGAGATACGATCATAGGAATAAAAGGGCGTGTGGGATTTGAAGCAGCAGCCCCTCTGATTATCATCAAAGGGCATCAGTTGCTGGAGAAACATACACTTACCAAATGGCAACTCTTCTGGAAAAACCAATTGGCTGAGTTCTACGGAAACCACCTTCATGAGGGGCACTACCTTGATCCGGTAATGAGAAACTTGGAAGAATTCATGGCCAGCACCCAGACTTACGTAAGTGGAGAAGTTCGTGTATTACTTCAACCCTATCGATTTACTTTATTGGGAATCAATTCAGAACATGATCTGATGTCCAATAAATTTGGTAGCTACGGCGAAATGAACAAAGGCTACACTGCAGAAGATGTAAAAGGTTTTACCCGGATTTTGGGTAATCAAACTTCGATTTTCCACAAGGTAAACTCAGGCAATGACTAA
- a CDS encoding TonB-dependent receptor, translating to MNRLLYTTLGLFLFTSTLTAQQLEIKGKIIDKDSKETLVGIAVQVKGTQQGVATDLEGGFTLRSSQTIPLTLVITGLGYIREEYTITAVNQEIQILLRPSVINTEEVVITASRVEESVMESPVAIEKLTIKDLRESPAPSLFDAIESVKGVQMTTLSMGFKVPNTRGFANTTNARFLSMVDGADTQAPGLGVSIANTVGPTELDIESIEIIPGASSALYGLNALNGTSNMITKSPFLYTGLSFYQQIGLNHLNSPDFGPKTFIQSALRYAGKLNDKWAFKVNIGWIKGTDWVANSTDELSPNSNQSTGLVGVENPGSDPLNSYGNENQNRKILTLADGKRYEIRRTGYYEKDLVNKNYQVSNIKADGAIHFKPNEKTEASYTYRIGTTDAVYQRGNRIRLDNYQIQQHKLTLRGDNYLLQGYLTKEHTLDSYNLRPIGENMDRAFKSDQDWFTDYSDAYNQSIALGRNPAVSHTVARRVADAGRFQPGTSDFDDKLRELAHINNWDTGAQLVMEHSFYHLEGQYDFKNEIKAVDLLVGADFRDFNIHPEGNSFSNPIGEDPFATLHYKKIGGFVQISRRFWQEKLKVLVSGRLDKTQYFDAKFNPRLAAVLSPNERHHIRTSVQNGFRFPTLFEAFSTVNNGGVIRYGGLELMSKNQQLFENSYLRSSVDAFQQANTADINNGIDSRTAVINNSGILRRNEYTYLVPEEIKAIDIGYKANLLGNRLYFDVDFYFNRYKNFIDQIEIAVPKTGIIGKEAGGIDPTWFEMESNSLHTRYRMWTNSKSIYENFGTSVGISYNFYRKMVISGNYSHAQLNKVDNRDNGLETPFNTPKHILNMNLTDRELMRNLGYSIAWRFQSAFEWKAPLANGIVKSYQTIDAQVSYKFAFIKTAFKLGGTNLLNNRYSQYTGGPEIGGFYYLSLTFDGFSPINK from the coding sequence ATGAACCGATTACTTTACACCACACTTGGCTTGTTTCTTTTCACTTCAACTCTGACAGCACAGCAATTGGAAATCAAGGGGAAAATCATCGACAAAGATTCCAAAGAAACTTTAGTAGGGATTGCCGTGCAGGTCAAAGGCACGCAACAAGGAGTTGCCACCGATCTGGAAGGTGGATTTACTCTTAGATCCAGTCAGACCATCCCGCTAACATTGGTCATTACCGGCTTAGGGTATATACGTGAGGAGTACACAATCACAGCGGTTAACCAAGAAATCCAAATTCTACTTCGTCCATCTGTGATCAATACAGAAGAAGTTGTCATCACGGCTTCACGGGTAGAGGAGTCAGTAATGGAATCCCCTGTAGCAATCGAGAAGTTAACCATTAAAGACCTGCGGGAATCACCAGCCCCTTCCCTGTTTGACGCTATAGAATCTGTCAAAGGAGTCCAGATGACCACCCTAAGTATGGGGTTCAAAGTCCCCAATACCCGGGGTTTTGCCAATACCACCAACGCCCGCTTTCTCTCCATGGTGGATGGAGCCGATACACAGGCACCTGGATTGGGCGTCTCTATAGCAAATACCGTAGGGCCAACAGAATTGGATATAGAGAGTATCGAAATCATTCCGGGAGCTTCTTCGGCACTATATGGACTGAATGCACTAAACGGAACGTCCAATATGATAACCAAATCCCCGTTTCTTTATACCGGACTTAGTTTCTACCAACAAATAGGTCTGAATCATCTGAATAGCCCGGATTTTGGGCCTAAAACTTTCATTCAATCTGCCCTGCGCTATGCCGGAAAACTCAACGATAAGTGGGCGTTCAAAGTTAACATAGGATGGATTAAGGGAACCGACTGGGTGGCAAATAGCACGGATGAACTTAGTCCCAACTCTAACCAATCCACAGGGCTGGTCGGAGTGGAAAATCCCGGTTCTGATCCGCTCAATTCCTATGGAAATGAAAATCAAAACCGAAAAATTCTGACACTTGCAGATGGTAAACGTTATGAAATACGTAGAACAGGATACTATGAAAAAGACCTAGTCAATAAAAACTATCAGGTTAGTAATATAAAAGCTGATGGGGCAATTCACTTCAAGCCAAATGAAAAAACCGAGGCCTCATACACCTACAGAATAGGAACTACTGATGCAGTCTATCAAAGAGGAAACCGCATCAGGCTGGACAACTATCAAATCCAGCAGCATAAACTTACTCTTAGAGGGGATAATTATCTTTTACAGGGTTATTTGACCAAAGAACATACACTGGACTCATACAACCTCCGTCCTATCGGGGAGAATATGGACAGGGCATTTAAATCCGATCAAGATTGGTTTACTGATTATTCTGACGCCTATAATCAATCCATTGCACTTGGCCGGAATCCTGCCGTTTCTCATACTGTAGCCCGTCGTGTAGCAGATGCAGGAAGATTTCAGCCGGGCACTTCTGATTTTGATGATAAACTACGTGAGCTAGCCCATATCAATAATTGGGATACCGGTGCCCAATTGGTCATGGAGCATAGTTTTTATCATCTGGAGGGACAGTATGACTTCAAAAATGAAATAAAGGCCGTAGATCTTTTGGTTGGAGCTGATTTCAGGGATTTCAATATTCATCCCGAAGGGAATAGTTTTTCAAATCCCATTGGGGAAGATCCGTTTGCCACACTTCATTATAAAAAAATAGGTGGGTTTGTTCAGATCAGCAGAAGGTTTTGGCAAGAAAAACTAAAGGTCCTTGTCTCTGGAAGGTTAGACAAAACTCAATATTTTGATGCGAAATTTAATCCACGACTGGCAGCAGTGCTCTCACCAAATGAGCGGCATCATATTAGAACCTCAGTTCAGAATGGTTTCCGATTCCCTACACTTTTCGAGGCATTCAGCACCGTCAATAACGGAGGGGTAATTCGGTATGGAGGATTGGAACTGATGTCAAAAAACCAACAGCTTTTCGAAAATTCTTATTTAAGGAGTTCTGTGGATGCATTCCAACAAGCAAATACTGCTGACATCAACAACGGCATAGACAGCAGGACTGCCGTGATCAACAATTCCGGTATCCTTCGCAGGAATGAATACACCTACTTGGTCCCTGAGGAGATCAAAGCAATAGACATTGGATACAAAGCAAATTTACTTGGAAACAGACTGTATTTTGATGTTGACTTTTATTTTAACCGGTACAAAAATTTCATAGACCAAATAGAAATAGCGGTTCCGAAGACAGGAATTATAGGGAAGGAAGCAGGAGGAATCGATCCTACTTGGTTTGAAATGGAAAGTAATTCCCTGCACACCCGCTACCGCATGTGGACAAATTCCAAGAGCATTTATGAGAACTTCGGTACTTCTGTAGGAATATCATATAATTTTTATAGAAAAATGGTTATCTCCGGAAACTACAGCCATGCGCAATTGAACAAAGTAGACAATAGAGACAATGGGCTGGAAACTCCCTTCAATACTCCCAAGCATATTTTGAACATGAATCTCACCGATAGAGAATTGATGAGAAACTTGGGGTATAGCATAGCTTGGAGATTTCAGAGTGCTTTCGAATGGAAAGCCCCTTTGGCCAATGGGATTGTAAAATCCTACCAAACTATTGATGCGCAAGTCTCCTATAAATTTGCTTTCATTAAAACAGCCTTTAAACTGGGTGGAACCAATTTACTCAATAATCGCTATAGCCAATATACAGGTGGTCCTGAAATAGGCGGGTTTTACTATCTCTCGCTCACATTTGATGGGTTTTCTCCGATTAATAAATAA
- a CDS encoding DsbA family protein: MKIEIWSDVACPFCYIGKRKIEKAIAKFPHKDQIEIEWKSFLLNPDQITQPNRSSEEYLADAKGWTLEQTREITANVANMAAQEGLEYHLDKTVVANTKKAHRILHLAKSTGKGDEMKENLLKAYFTDTLNIDDDAVLLTLATEIGLEESNVMGVLHSDKFGDEVDQDIYESRQLGVKGVPFFVLDRKFGISGAQPDGVFEETLAKAWSEFAKANPTLEISEGDGEACGIDGETC, encoded by the coding sequence ATGAAAATAGAAATATGGTCTGATGTAGCCTGTCCTTTTTGCTACATCGGAAAAAGAAAAATAGAAAAGGCAATTGCAAAATTCCCCCACAAAGATCAAATAGAGATCGAGTGGAAAAGTTTCCTCCTTAATCCTGATCAGATCACGCAGCCAAACAGGAGTTCTGAGGAATATCTGGCCGATGCAAAAGGCTGGACTTTGGAACAGACGAGGGAGATCACCGCAAATGTAGCCAACATGGCTGCCCAAGAAGGTTTAGAATATCATCTGGACAAAACCGTGGTAGCAAACACCAAGAAAGCCCACCGAATTTTGCACTTGGCAAAAAGTACTGGGAAAGGTGATGAGATGAAAGAAAACTTGCTTAAGGCATACTTTACTGATACACTCAATATTGATGATGATGCAGTTTTACTGACTTTGGCCACGGAAATTGGACTGGAAGAAAGTAATGTCATGGGAGTGCTGCATTCTGATAAGTTTGGTGATGAGGTAGATCAGGATATCTACGAATCCCGACAGCTTGGAGTAAAGGGGGTACCATTCTTTGTATTGGACAGGAAATTTGGAATTTCAGGAGCTCAACCGGACGGGGTTTTCGAGGAGACACTGGCAAAAGCATGGAGCGAATTTGCGAAAGCAAATCCTACACTTGAAATCTCAGAAGGGGATGGCGAGGCCTGCGGGATCGATGGGGAGACTTGCTAA
- a CDS encoding Dps family protein, with amino-acid sequence MTTTKATLANHLKLDTKAMKNVSDKLNDLLSDYHIFYQNVRGFHWNVKGENFFDLHVKFEELYSQLYENIDEMAERIVTIGFKPLHAYSDYLKNTIHKEITDVSDGDECVKHVIDGLGILAQSHRKAAKTAEEADDIATADMLTKFVGDIEKRMWMFTMFSK; translated from the coding sequence ATGACTACTACAAAAGCAACCCTAGCTAATCATTTGAAATTGGATACCAAAGCCATGAAAAATGTATCAGACAAGCTAAATGACCTGCTTTCCGATTACCATATTTTCTACCAGAATGTAAGGGGATTTCACTGGAATGTGAAGGGAGAAAACTTCTTTGACCTGCACGTCAAATTTGAGGAACTGTATTCTCAACTCTATGAAAACATCGATGAAATGGCGGAAAGAATTGTAACCATTGGTTTCAAACCCCTGCATGCGTATTCCGATTACTTGAAAAACACAATACATAAAGAAATCACCGATGTATCCGACGGAGATGAATGTGTAAAGCACGTGATTGATGGTTTGGGCATTCTGGCGCAATCCCACCGAAAAGCAGCCAAGACAGCGGAAGAGGCTGATGATATTGCCACTGCTGATATGCTGACCAAATTTGTAGGAGATATTGAGAAAAGAATGTGGATGTTTACCATGTTCTCCAAGTAA
- the galE gene encoding UDP-glucose 4-epimerase GalE, protein MKNILITGGAGYIGSHTAVQLVEAGYNPIIIDDLSNSEEKVLDRLKEIIGKSLTFYRGDCSDRNLLDQIASEHVIEGVIHFAAFKAVGESTVQPLKYYRNNLGSLLTVLDFMEARQIKDLVFSSSCTVYGQPEILPVTEDTPRQDAESPYGNTKKICEDILMDFVKSRSGIRVISLRYFNPVGAHPSGKIGELPIGTPANLVPFVTQTAAGIREKLTVFGDDYDTEDGSCVRDFIHVMDLADAHVKALAYLGEQQDNFYDVFNVGTGNGNTVLEVIRTFEKVNGVKVNFEIGNRRAGDIVKIWADTAKINTVLNWHPSYSLEDSLRDSWNWQKTL, encoded by the coding sequence ATGAAAAATATTTTAATCACAGGTGGAGCAGGTTATATTGGCTCCCACACCGCGGTCCAATTGGTAGAAGCGGGATACAATCCGATCATCATAGACGACCTTTCTAATTCAGAAGAAAAAGTCTTGGATAGATTGAAAGAGATTATTGGCAAAAGCCTTACTTTCTACAGAGGTGATTGCAGCGATCGCAATCTTTTAGATCAAATTGCCTCCGAGCATGTGATTGAAGGGGTTATTCATTTTGCAGCTTTCAAGGCTGTTGGTGAAAGTACGGTTCAGCCGCTGAAGTATTACCGAAATAACCTGGGATCCTTGCTTACGGTTCTTGATTTTATGGAGGCTAGGCAAATTAAAGATTTGGTTTTCTCTTCCTCATGTACTGTGTACGGCCAGCCTGAAATCTTGCCTGTGACAGAAGATACTCCCCGCCAGGACGCAGAGAGCCCATACGGGAATACTAAAAAAATATGTGAGGATATTCTGATGGATTTTGTAAAAAGCCGGTCTGGAATCCGGGTGATATCTTTGCGTTATTTCAATCCTGTGGGAGCTCATCCCAGCGGTAAAATCGGTGAATTACCTATTGGCACACCTGCTAACTTGGTTCCCTTTGTAACCCAAACAGCTGCAGGAATCCGTGAGAAACTTACTGTTTTCGGAGATGATTACGATACTGAGGATGGATCCTGTGTCAGGGATTTTATTCATGTAATGGATTTGGCTGATGCCCATGTGAAGGCTTTGGCATATCTGGGAGAGCAACAGGATAATTTCTATGATGTGTTCAATGTGGGCACAGGAAATGGAAACACCGTATTGGAAGTGATCAGAACCTTTGAAAAAGTCAACGGAGTAAAAGTTAATTTTGAAATAGGAAATAGAAGGGCAGGTGATATTGTGAAAATCTGGGCAGATACTGCCAAAATCAACACTGTGCTAAATTGGCATCCTAGTTATTCGCTGGAAGATTCTCTGAGAGATAGCTGGAATTGGCAAAAGACATTGTAA
- the argC gene encoding N-acetyl-gamma-glutamyl-phosphate reductase, which yields MTKIKTAIIGAAGYTGGELLRLLVHHPACELIYVHSNSQKGRKVSEVHPDLIGDCDLIFTDEVQTEGIEAVFLGLPHGQTKGFLEQHSFSPETVLIDLSTDFRDESNGFIYGLPEVNAERIKSAKKIANPGCFATGIQLALLPAIAKGWVKDTIQISGVTGSTGAGKKLAETSHFSYRSSNMSVYKLFTHQHLKEINQTFTQVNPAFSSDLLFVPYRGNFPRGIWITAYFPFEGTHEEAVTAYREFYKNAAFTHVSDQDIDMKQAVNTNKCIVHVQKEAGQLVIYSAIDNLLKGASGQAVQNYNLAFGLEERMGLKLKSIAF from the coding sequence ATGACTAAAATCAAAACAGCGATCATAGGCGCAGCGGGATACACTGGCGGCGAATTGCTTCGTCTGCTGGTTCACCATCCTGCCTGCGAACTGATCTACGTACACAGCAATAGCCAGAAAGGCAGAAAAGTAAGTGAAGTCCATCCCGATCTGATCGGAGATTGTGATCTGATATTCACGGATGAAGTGCAGACAGAAGGAATTGAAGCTGTATTTCTTGGATTACCGCATGGTCAAACCAAAGGCTTCTTAGAACAACATTCCTTTTCTCCCGAGACAGTTTTGATTGATTTGTCTACGGATTTCCGTGACGAGTCGAATGGCTTTATTTATGGTCTTCCTGAGGTGAATGCGGAGAGAATCAAGTCAGCCAAAAAGATTGCAAACCCGGGTTGTTTTGCTACCGGGATTCAATTGGCACTGCTTCCGGCTATCGCAAAAGGCTGGGTAAAAGATACGATACAGATCTCTGGAGTCACAGGAAGCACCGGAGCAGGAAAGAAACTTGCCGAAACCTCTCACTTCAGCTACAGATCTTCAAATATGTCTGTTTATAAGCTGTTTACACATCAGCACTTAAAAGAAATAAATCAGACTTTCACGCAGGTAAATCCGGCTTTTTCTTCTGATTTACTCTTCGTGCCTTACCGCGGTAATTTCCCCAGAGGAATCTGGATTACAGCCTATTTTCCTTTTGAAGGAACTCATGAGGAAGCGGTAACTGCTTACAGGGAATTTTATAAAAATGCAGCATTCACGCACGTTTCAGATCAGGACATTGACATGAAACAAGCGGTGAATACCAATAAATGTATCGTTCATGTACAAAAAGAAGCGGGACAATTGGTTATTTATTCTGCTATTGACAATCTGCTGAAAGGAGCCTCGGGCCAGGCTGTACAGAATTACAATTTAGCGTTTGGATTGGAGGAGAGGATGGGCTTGAAACTAAAGAGCATAGCGTTCTGA
- the arfB gene encoding alternative ribosome rescue aminoacyl-tRNA hydrolase ArfB, whose protein sequence is MDQEEKNINARIARGDFLSELQFITSRSGGAGGQNVNKVETKVQLKFNIPNSRQLSEEEKNLLLEKLQTKTDQTGVLQLQSQEKRSQIQNKELVIRKFEDLLRKAFHKKRIRKATKPKKGAIEKRLKAKKNQSEKKANRGWKE, encoded by the coding sequence ATGGATCAGGAAGAGAAAAATATAAACGCTAGAATAGCAAGGGGAGACTTTCTCAGTGAACTCCAATTTATCACCTCAAGAAGTGGGGGAGCAGGAGGGCAAAATGTCAATAAGGTGGAAACCAAAGTTCAACTGAAATTCAATATTCCCAATTCCCGTCAGTTGAGTGAGGAAGAAAAGAATCTGTTGCTGGAAAAGCTACAGACAAAGACAGATCAGACAGGCGTATTACAGCTGCAGTCTCAGGAAAAGCGTTCACAGATCCAAAACAAAGAACTGGTCATCCGAAAGTTTGAGGATTTGCTCCGCAAAGCTTTTCATAAAAAAAGAATTCGGAAAGCCACAAAACCCAAAAAGGGAGCAATTGAAAAAAGACTAAAAGCAAAGAAAAACCAGTCCGAAAAAAAAGCCAACCGTGGCTGGAAGGAATAG
- a CDS encoding GNAT family N-acetyltransferase codes for MDNITFQIIVANASHKNYSIQITEEMENSAKARGTGIAKRSPAYVETKMEEGKAVIALTSDGKWAGFCYIEAWGHGNYVANSGLIVSPEYRKYGLARKIKNEVFILSRKKYPDSKIFGLTTGAAVMKINSELGYIPVSYSDLTDDNEFWKGCQSCINYEILMSKNRQNCLCTAMLYDPNSKRNHTQELALRDDFKKELKLFDRWVRLKKYVMLKLNKSKDTISGIFL; via the coding sequence ATGGATAACATTACCTTCCAGATTATTGTAGCAAATGCTTCTCATAAGAATTATTCTATTCAGATCACTGAGGAGATGGAGAATTCTGCCAAAGCCCGTGGGACGGGTATAGCCAAGCGTAGCCCGGCTTATGTGGAGACCAAAATGGAAGAGGGAAAGGCTGTTATTGCATTGACTTCGGATGGGAAATGGGCTGGGTTCTGCTATATTGAAGCTTGGGGACACGGAAACTACGTTGCCAACTCCGGTTTGATAGTTTCTCCGGAATACAGAAAATACGGTCTTGCCCGTAAAATCAAGAATGAAGTATTCATACTCAGCAGAAAAAAATACCCGGATTCCAAGATCTTCGGATTGACTACGGGCGCAGCTGTGATGAAGATCAACTCTGAACTAGGGTATATTCCTGTCTCCTATTCCGATCTTACAGATGACAACGAATTCTGGAAAGGTTGCCAAAGCTGTATCAACTACGAGATTCTAATGAGTAAAAACAGGCAAAACTGTCTTTGCACAGCCATGCTCTATGATCCCAACTCAAAGAGAAATCATACACAGGAATTGGCTCTGCGCGATGATTTCAAAAAAGAACTGAAATTATTTGATCGCTGGGTAAGATTAAAGAAATACGTGATGCTTAAATTGAATAAGTCGAAAGACACCATTTCAGGCATCTTTTTATAA
- a CDS encoding Rrf2 family transcriptional regulator, translating to MLSKRAKYAIKTILYLQDHVEDKPLSAKLISAHENIPYKFLENILRDLKTHQLVKSVRGAEGGYTLAKDPNEITVAQIMRVVDGPIALIPCVSERFYESCGECTDEETCRIRKLFSELRNEMLPILERPITTLAEDR from the coding sequence ATGCTTTCCAAACGCGCTAAATACGCCATCAAAACCATTTTATATCTCCAAGATCATGTGGAAGATAAACCTCTTTCGGCAAAATTGATCTCGGCACACGAAAACATCCCTTATAAGTTTCTGGAGAATATCCTTCGTGATCTCAAAACCCATCAACTGGTGAAAAGTGTGCGCGGAGCTGAAGGAGGTTATACACTTGCCAAAGATCCGAATGAAATAACCGTTGCCCAGATCATGCGGGTAGTGGACGGGCCAATAGCTTTAATTCCCTGCGTTTCAGAGCGATTTTACGAATCTTGTGGGGAGTGTACCGACGAAGAAACCTGTAGAATTCGCAAACTTTTTTCTGAACTTAGAAATGAAATGCTTCCCATTCTGGAACGTCCCATCACGACACTTGCTGAGGACAGATAG